One bacterium genomic region harbors:
- a CDS encoding energy transducer TonB produces the protein MHYDTVFNRSLIISTTFHICIVIIFFFITFHPPIPLFKTIEISIVRLPEKEEPKPEILKPKIMKKISGVVKEKSRLKVKKLPQPIKKPIIPPPIKSTGIQEVKEIITPLPSAPGGTKIDDFHGEVPVPKSTTPQEIISTGEKDTQVSSILPPQEGKKDGETIGPYIHIGGPAGERKVLYQPKFKIPYWLEKSGQSIKGKLKIWVLPDGSIDKVELDESFGYAEIDRLAQSAVYKWRFYKLPSDIKRIDWGTVIITIKLE, from the coding sequence ATGCACTATGACACTGTATTCAATCGTTCTTTAATTATTTCTACTACCTTTCATATCTGCATAGTCATAATTTTTTTCTTTATTACCTTCCATCCTCCTATTCCTTTATTTAAAACAATCGAAATCTCAATTGTAAGACTTCCAGAAAAAGAAGAACCAAAACCAGAAATTTTAAAACCTAAAATCATGAAAAAAATTAGTGGAGTCGTTAAAGAAAAATCTCGTTTAAAGGTCAAAAAGTTACCACAACCGATTAAAAAACCTATAATTCCTCCTCCAATTAAATCAACCGGAATACAAGAAGTAAAAGAGATAATAACACCCCTCCCTTCCGCCCCGGGAGGGACTAAAATAGATGATTTTCATGGCGAAGTGCCTGTGCCGAAATCAACTACCCCACAAGAAATTATCTCTACTGGTGAAAAAGATACACAGGTAAGTTCAATTCTTCCTCCTCAGGAAGGGAAAAAAGATGGTGAAACAATAGGTCCTTATATTCATATTGGTGGCCCGGCTGGTGAAAGAAAGGTGTTATATCAACCAAAGTTTAAAATCCCTTATTGGTTAGAAAAAAGTGGACAATCCATCAAGGGAAAATTAAAAATCTGGGTTCTACCGGATGGCTCTATTGATAAGGTCGAGCTAGATGAATCCTTTGGTTATGCGGAGATTGACCGATTAGCCCAATCCGCGGTCTATAAATGGCGATTCTATAAACTGCCGTCGGATATTAAAAGAATAGATTGGGGCACGGTAATCATTACGATTAAATTAGAGTAA